Within the Medicago truncatula cultivar Jemalong A17 chromosome 4, MtrunA17r5.0-ANR, whole genome shotgun sequence genome, the region TGAGAATATTGGAGGGTGTGTGAGAAAAGAGATTGATGGAAAAATAAATTACCTTTTTTGTCTCGGttcaaaaaagatttttttttatctagtcaaattcaacaaataatttatcttaacccaaatcaattttttaataatgttagtttgattatatatatacacacgtTAAAAGGTGGTGGTTCTCCATTATTGACCGGCGACCACGTCGTTAACCACGACAGTGTTTCGACTTTTGAAGGTGATTGGCGACGGATCATGACGGTGGATTGGCAACGACAGAGTTACAGTGTTGACcaccatcaataataatattgaatatttttaaaaatatattaaattaataatattttaatgttaaaattatTAAGTCAATTTAGAATTTAcgtttttaaagttttttttattctttcaatgtattattatttgaggtgatccattgaatttttaaaatatatggaTGGATCAAATCATCCATAGTTTTAAATTGATGAAtccaaatcaatcaattaacaAATTTTTCTTTGGTGGACGAATTGGACTGTGGatcaaattgttgttggtgatttccaaaataatggaatcactttAGAACCAAAAGTTTCAATTCTTCATGGGAATCATTCATATACATTAGAATCTTTTGACAAATGGGTGCTTAATGAACCTTAGCATTGATTCAAGTGTATATGATTATAACCTTTGGCAAATGAGTGCTTAATAAACCTTAACATTGATTTAAGTGTATATGATCATAACCTTTGGTAAAAGGGTGTTCAATTAACCATAACATTGATTCAAGTCAAATGAGTGTTTTCTCTCATGTGAAGGgtcatataatgcactataaatgcTCGACATTTGAGCATTAATTTGACACACACAGAACAtgaattttgttacattaacaacataattcttcCTCGTTCTCTTACTCTAAATCAACcatcaattctctaatgcaTGAGTGAATTCCTGAAACCATAAATCTGTAAAATACTGTTAGGAGATACGCTTGGtgtggttgtgcaatacacGTCAAGAAACTCATAGTATTTTGAAGGGGAATCGTCGGTCATTCCTATTGCATTCAATATACAGTTATTGGTGGGGGCGAATCGAAGCTAAAGGTTAGTGTGACAATCCCATGCgctttgagttttacatgcatAACCATTAAAACGTTTCAGGTTTCAAGTGCAGCCGCCTCTTCCCTACAAACAAGATATATAACAACTGTCACCCTACTTAGGGAAACATGAGCAgtatcactttttttattagataGACAAATTGACAAATAGCTATTGAAATTCACACACATAAACAGAGGAATAAGATTCAAAATTCAGGTCACGACATCTGATCGACtaatttcaacattttcaacGGTTGagataagaaaaacaaacatcACTTTAATAAATTGTATTGAAgtaaatgaattttattaaaatgcaatgatattgagttttttttttttttttttttaaggaataaattGGGTGACTAGGCATATTGAGTTATGGggacttctatggtacacccgtAAATTgcggtgtaccggtactctcgcttacaatttttataaattaactatcattttttatgaagaaaataggtgtttgttgacatatatattttaaaaaatatcattttatatgaaaaaaacataatttcatttttttataaaaatcatactaattttttttttttcattttattgtaaaaaatactcaaaattctctattatgagtaataagaatttagaaaaatcaaattttattgcgttgacgtttttggtaaataagatttagttattataattatatgtgatagaaaataattttttcctacaaaaaataacttatttaactattaatttaaggatttggtgtaccaatacactcaaattgttgggtgtaccatagaactTGCCTTGAGTTTTCTGTGGATCCATTTATTTAAGTGATAATTAATTGGGTGACTAGGCATAAATAAAACATAAGAACATGACATGTGTACTTGTTTCACACACGCACACAGACAGAAACACTAAACTAGGTTTTCATTTATAACGTTAACTTCATCACTCTTTGCGCCACCATCAGCCGCTATACCATCTCACTCCTCAGGTACTCTCTTTTCCAATACATGCACGTTCATTTTCCTCTCTTCAATGTAATCATCTTAACTTACCTCAATTCACATTCAAATGCTGCACTCATGCTTTTCTATATATCttaatcttttttcttcatGCTGTTGTTAGCTAAATTTTGCTTGGTTTTTATATAATTGGGcttgttttatgtttatttactTGTCTGTGTGaagaattcaattatttttttatgaaagttgAGCTTTAGATTTGTATTTTGGTCTGGATTATGCTGATAGATTGATTTTATTCATTCACTGATCTATCAAAATTCAGTTGAtaaaatgttttattaaatttaattgttgtatcttaataaattataatatatatttagaacCGACTTTGATTGACTTTGCAATGTACTGAAGATTAGACTGTGTTTGCCAATCTATTTCACAATTCAGTTTTTGCCCTTTTAATTTGTTAATCTGTTCTGCTTTTGCAATGGTACTTTAATAGTTTTTTGTCAgataaaaatgtttaatattcAATTCTGGACAGGTATATATGATGCCTATGAAATGTTTAATTTTCATACATATACTTGTGCTGTGTGCGTAGAATTTTCGATTTATTGTTTaagaattttatatataaaaaactgatttttaatttgttgaatttatttatgcattttgattttgaacagGTAAACTAAAGGGGGCCAAAGTTGGCATTAAGAAGGTGGAAGAGAAAGGTTTGAGTGACATGGCTAATCCCGTCGTTAAGGTGGAGTCTGTTCTTGACGAACAAATTGGCACTACTAGTTCTAAAGTATTTGAAGACGCAGAGGTTGATATTGTGAGTTGGACGAACAAGGGCGATGTTGGATCTACCAAAAACGAGGACCCTGATGCAACTGAATATTCGAGTTCCTTTGCTGATACAGACTCTGATGCTGAAAATAGTTCAAGATCGAGTGATGCTGAAGTGGATTCAGAGTTCTTTGGTGAGAATGGCGCGGCAAGCCCTCATGATACTTTCGGTCCTGAGTTCCGAACAAGGTGACTTTAATTCCAAATATGCAAATCTTAAATTGTCTTCCTTAGACATTTGTTAGCGACCGACCAGTATATGAAAAAGGACCCTGGTCTTATGAAAATGTTGAGAACTTGAGAAGTGATTGAAGTTATTAAAGAAACCATATGCAGTCAAATCAAAGTCCTTAGATAAGAGTCCCCAGTAAGAGGTCAAtatgttaaaattttattttttagcgaGTTGAAAGTGAGTAAGGTTTATCAAAGAACTGTGTTATgcattcaaatattaaaaccTAATAGTTAATAGGCATATTTCAATATTTACAAGATGATCTCCAGCTGTATATGGTATGTGAAATCTTTGTATGATGTTTCAGTAAGAAATTAGGTTATTTTCATGCAAATCCTTAGATATTGCATACTTTGATTTATACTATTAAACCAGACAATGGTTCATCACCCATAGTTTCTGTTGTAACTCTTGccataataattttgtttctgCATCAAGTATCAAGTAAAGATTGGTGTTGGATAATCTACCATCACTCTTTGTGTGTTCATTCATTATTTGTGTCCTTTTTAGAGTCAATTAATTTGAGTTTCCTTGTGCTAATCGTCAATTGATGGTGGTATACCACTATATCTAGTTAGATCGTGCTTTATGGTGATGCAAAATTCTCGGATGCTGTATGTTTGTGACAGTATGATTGTTATCCCTagtgttatttatttatatttttgatatatGTATTTCCTGTATAAATGCAGGAAGAGGAAGTTGACAGATCATTGGAGGAACTTCATCCGACCTCTGATGTGGCGTCTAAAATGGACCGAAATAAGACTCAAGCAAATTGAGTCACAAGAACTAAAGTACACCAGAGAACTTGAAGAGTATGACAAGGTAAAGCATACGGCGGCACATGATCATTTTACCTTAAAAGAGTCTGGTTCGAAATCCTTGCCATTTTCAAGTCACCAGTACAGAAGTAAGGCGAAAATGAGAAGACGACGAAAGAAAGTTGAGGACACAACGGACATAGCATCGTATGCAGCACATCACTATCTTTTTTCCTATCTCGGTATGAacttattttgcatttttttttatctttataccTGATTTGCATATTGCTTCATTATTGTTTACCAACTGCTTACCCCCAACTCAGAGAagtatgtgattttttttcctttacttACTGTAGAGAATAAGAAGTCTGATGCTGATGGCTCTTTGGATGATGATTTTGACAATCCGGGTTAGTATCCTTGCTGCTAATGATATGCTTTGTAGATGATACTTAGAATCCTTGCTGCTAATGATATGCTAAGTCACCACTCACTAGTGCCATTAAAATCTCTTGCATTTTCTTTCGTTAAGAGAAAATGAGGAGGAAGAAAACTGTTTTATTCTACTGCATTATGTTTCTGGTTTGTGTGTGGCGACTTATCTTTCACTTTGTTGACCTTTGGCAGCATGATCTCCCTTTAATTTTGCCTCGTAATCACATTTTGATGTATGTCTGATTCATTAGCCATGACAGTTCTTTTTATATTCTCTTTTGGTGTAGTGATCACAGAGCCACATGTCGATTCAACAGAAAAAACTGAAGATCAACCTTTGCTCAAATGCACCGACACTGATATGTCCTTTGAGCTGCTCCTTCAGAACATTGAAAATCTACAATGTAGGGTCCGCACGCTGAAGAGTGGCATCAACGAAATCACATCCAGAAATGTTTCGAGGTTTTCTTCATCAGAGAATTTTAGCCTTATTCTTCATGGTGATGTGCAGACTAGCTCTGCTCAAAGTCCTACAAATTCTGCTGGAAATGGATACACGGCATCGGTTGGAGTTGGAGGTATATATAATTCATCTCAGCATGCAGCTGATGAGTTTGAATTTGCAGACTTTGTCTTTCCTGACAGCTGTGTTTCAAGCTTTGGAGAAGCTACTAGTATTCCTGATATAATTGAGAGCACTGTTGGCTTGTTGGCTGCTGCTGATGTCACCCTCCAATCGGCCTTGGTTGCCGACTCTGGTGAACATGTGAGTTTTCTAAAAGTTAGttcatcatataatttttatcaattccCGAACAGTTTATGACTAGAACTAGAAAAGTGTTTTATGCCGCCAAATATGAGTTAATTCGATTGCATATTGATAGTATTTGTTAGGTTCATTTTTAATTGTCGCTTTGGTAGAAATATCATGTTCTATTTACGTGTcgttttcaaagttcaatgcaacattatcTATTGTTTTCTCAACAATACCCTTCACTATTTATTGCAAAGAGAAAAGGTGAAATgagataaataattaagggtattatagaaaaaatacaaatagtttcatcaaaagtaacaaaatttattagttTTCTCGGTATATGTAAATAACCTTATAAACAACAACTAAAAAAGGACCGAGAGtataatgaaaacaaaacaacttCTTACGACAGGTGATGATTGTACTTATCTAACTATCTTCACTTTTGATATTGATGATGCACAGATGGTAGAAAATGTTCTGATGCATGAACTTCAGGAGGTGAAAAGGGAAGTGGAAGAAGGTTCGCATTCCGTTTCTATTCTCATGTCAGATAATGTAGCAACAACAGCTTGCACgtctcaagagcaatcagctctCAAGACCTGTGTGAATAAAAGAAAGCGTGGGGAGCGCAAAGCTGGTTCAGGTGGTTGGAACATGAAGTCCCATGGGGAACCTGATAATCAGTGAATAAGACTTCACAGTTTGCTGTGATAACCAGTCCACAATCTGTTGTGACTGTAGCATTTCTTGCTTATTTTTCTTATTCCCCAAGTTGACATTTATTTAAACTTCTTTATGTCACAGCGAACAGTATTACAGTGTCGTCCCGGGGAAGAGGAACtatactttcatttttttttttttataaataaaataaacttttcgATCCTATGTCTTCATTCTGAAACCTTTTCTTGTTAATATTGGTGCTCCTTTGGTGCCTCGTACGAAACAAGTTTTTTGACATCTGCCTCTTTTTAATTGGATTAAGTGCAACATTGGTGGCGCAACTATAAGGTGTTCTGGTCATGCTTGTAGAAACTTTTTTCATGATTGTAATGCGAGCTTTTTGGGTTGTTTAGTTTCAACATTGGTCATGCTACTTCTTTTCATGcaaaatttattgattttacgATGGCTATTGTATTTGCTTATAAAAAGGTTGGTTTCTGCTTTGGTTAGAGATGATTTGCAATCGACGACATTGTCTTTTAAGTCTCCAAACATTGTTCTCGGAATCTAAGGAACAAGGGGTTAAATTGTTTGGACGTCACTAAGAGATCACCTTTCATgatttcacatatatttttcGTGAAGGAAATCATTGCGTTGATAGGTTTGTAGCTCTTGGTTTTTAGATTGATAGGGTGTAATGGTGAAATTTCATTCCTTCTAGTATCATCTCTTTATTAAGAATAAGCCCTCCCTTTTTTAGTTTAGATTTTGTTAGCATCAAGATATGTTGCTTTTCTTGTTTtgcattgtaatttttttttccaccatGATTTTTTCACGGGGTTTTCTGATAAGATTTTTAATGAGGCGGTTATTGTataatctcttaaaaaaaaattgggtattAAACTAGTTCTTCCAATTGTTTGTTTcgtcatttttttttgacaaggtcATTTTCTTGTTTTACTAAATTTATTAGAATGTTGTAAATGATATTTGGTAGTTTTGGATTGTCAACATAGTTGGATGTTGGTTGTCATGTGATGCATTCAcactttaaatttttctttaaaaaactataaatatgatctatgatgtttttttttaacaagcataTGGATTTgatgttatttaatttatatagtCGACCATCTAGTAGGATAAAATATGGTTTCGTACACAAATGGGGACTAGTGTGAAAAccgagtgtttttttttttttgacaatttgtGATGATTAGAACCAATAAGGCATGCAAAGACATTGCACGAGAGGATGACCCTAATTAGATTAGCACCAAAATCCTAACTTTTtggacaaataaaaacaaatgttaaggactataatttctttttctttagacAAATATATTAGCTTTGTGTAGCTCCAATTTTAAgagaaaactgttttttttttttttccttcaaaaaagataATAGTTTGGATTGGTCTTAAATGTTTTAAATGTTAACTTATCCTTCGTGTGAGAGTGAGGCTAATTACAGGTTTGGTGAAGATtgagaatgaatgaaaataagtGATAACATTGCACGTGAATATGCTATCATGATATCTTTGATATACTAATGCTAGCCAACTAAtctatttggttttaattttgcATGACTAAATGAACCTTCAAGTTGTGAGATTTTATAATACACTAGGCCCTATCTTGTCAAATTTAAGTAATCTTGACCTTTATATCACACCAACGTTAATGAATGCTTATTAATGGATTGGTTCAATTCAATATCATGGCAAAAGAAGCTAAAATATGGATAGATAGATTCATAAAACGCAGAGAAGGTTTAGCCTCATTctgtatatttttcatttagttAATAGGCAATTCGGTAGTATAAATTGCTAGCACATTTCCTTAATTTTGAGAATATGCAAATAAAGTGTCAATCAAAATGACCTATATCTTATAACATCATACATAAAATTAACATGTGATCTTTGATGTAGATTTAGTATTTTACATCAACTCCACATTAGCAAATATTTATGTAGCATGTTAATTGCATACATTTATGTAAactaaaagtaatttttaaatCAACGTGAGATTCActtaaaaatcacatatttatttAACGTGTCACATCATAGTCTGTTTTTTTATTACGTCATATCATATCTTTTAACAATTACTAATAAACACAAATTAACATTGTAGCTatgtttttgcaaaaaaataaaaaattgtaactaTGTTAATTGATGCAATTAAGGATGTATTTATCAAGTCGATCAACTATTGTATCTCATGTTCACAATTTTGAGAATCAAGTTTACTTATTTTGAGAATCAActatgttaattttatcttatatgtAAAATTTTTACCGTCTCTATCACACGGAAGATGAGATAAATTTCTGAAAGTTACTGCTATTTTCATTCTTGTTGAAAGCAATTTGATATACTCACTGGACCTTAAATTCCGTAAAGTTCGCAAAAGGGCAGACGCCATACCATAGTGGCAACATACCTTTCATTGGGATTTTGATTGGAAGGTCTTCGTTCTAATTCAAAGTGAACAAAATGATTTTTCATGGTCTACAATGTACTAAAAAGCAAAAGATATATGACTTAAAGTCTGAAACCTCTAATTCTTTTTTGACCCCTCCTAGCCACACAATAAATTATAACAATACTCATAATGATAGTAATACTAGTAACAAATTATATAAGAAATTAATGTCTAGGTTATTTGCAAATAAAACATTATGAATCCGGTCCTCACACACCGTAGATTTGACCACTCTTTAAATTGATATTAATAGCCAAATGAGAAGCTCTTATTGAAGAAAATCATTTAAGCTTCAAGGTTTATTGCATGTAACCTATTTATTTGTATGAAATTAATTGCATGTAACATACTAATTACATGATTACCTTATGGCCTCTATTCACAATCTTTATTGAATGACATTTTGCCAAGATGCCAACCAACATCTCCAATCATAATGTCTTTTTCACTTTGTTGCAGCTTTTTGGAGTTTTGGGATAGAAATATACAGCACCACAACACCTTTAACgaatttaaatatatatcaagtagcaaaataattataaccatATATATAGTGGATATATCTTCAAATATTTAAACTTAGACTTAGTCACTATTTAAagatatattttattcttagtcctaacaaaaatataatagagGTAGATGGTAAAACAAACTCAGGAATTAATCAATAACAAATGGTTTTTGGCCAAGCAGAAAAAATAATTGGTCTACTATGGTTATAAACAGAAAAGGTGCAGGAGCTTGTGTAATAATTGCACATCACAAGTTCACATTTATTGGAATTAAAGCATTCCTTCAATATATGCATGACACGGAGTGTTTTTCATATGCTGATGCCCGGCCACATGAAAGGACATTATGGCTCCTTTTCTGGATATACTTTGAATTGGAACAAATATGACATTGATTTGTATGGGATAATATTGTTGAGACAAGATTTTAATTGCAAATACCTGTAT harbors:
- the LOC11443456 gene encoding uncharacterized protein, whose translation is MANPVVKVESVLDEQIGTTSSKVFEDAEVDIVSWTNKGDVGSTKNEDPDATEYSSSFADTDSDAENSSRSSDAEVDSEFFGENGAASPHDTFGPEFRTRKRKLTDHWRNFIRPLMWRLKWTEIRLKQIESQELKYTRELEEYDKVKHTAAHDHFTLKESGSKSLPFSSHQYRSKAKMRRRRKKVEDTTDIASYAAHHYLFSYLENKKSDADGSLDDDFDNPVITEPHVDSTEKTEDQPLLKCTDTDMSFELLLQNIENLQCRVRTLKSGINEITSRNVSRFSSSENFSLILHGDVQTSSAQSPTNSAGNGYTASVGVGGIYNSSQHAADEFEFADFVFPDSCVSSFGEATSIPDIIESTVGLLAAADVTLQSALVADSGEHMVENVLMHELQEVKREVEEGSHSVSILMSDNVATTACTSQEQSALKTCVNKRKRGERKAGSGGWNMKSHGEPDNQ